A genomic window from Macadamia integrifolia cultivar HAES 741 unplaced genomic scaffold, SCU_Mint_v3 scaffold99, whole genome shotgun sequence includes:
- the LOC122070738 gene encoding uncharacterized protein LOC122070738, with amino-acid sequence MSTVVEEEALKKPTGDDNDPQDAYEYFHSRDSKAILYILGSVDKSITNSMKGIIFAKGMMDKLKELFSQTDVHEHHKLVGLIHNTKMMIGTPVINHVMKIRNLFKKLESLDTSFTLKYKRNVILNSLPSTYSSFIYNFNMNKIDVKLTELGNMLQEAEKAQKKEKGKVNAI; translated from the coding sequence ATGTCTACAGTTGTTGAGGAGGAGGCTCTCAAAAAACCCACTGGTGATGACAATGATCCGCAAGATGCCTATGAGTACTTTCACTCAAGGGATTCTAAGGCCATACTGTACATTCTTGGATCAGTTGACAAATCGATCACTAACTCTATGAAAGGCATAATCTTTGCCAAGGGTATGATGGATAAGCTCAAGGAGCTTTTCAGTCAGACTGACGTGCACGAGCATCATAAGCTTGTTGGTCTTATCCATAACACCAAGATGATGATAGGGACTCCAGTAATCAATCATGTGATGAAGATTCGAAATCTATTCAAGAAGCTGGAATCCCTGGATACTTCCTTCACTCTTAAATATAAGAGAAATGTGATTCTGAACTCTCTCCCCTCAACCTATAGCTCATTTATCTACAATTTCAACATGAACAAAATAGATGTTAAATTGACTGAGCTAGGCAATATGTTGCAAGAGGCGGAGAAAgctcaaaagaaggaaaagggtaAAGTCAATGCTATATAA